From a region of the Paenibacillus sp. FSL R10-2734 genome:
- a CDS encoding peptidylprolyl isomerase has protein sequence MKKLIVAVLGLTTVIGLILMSSFFTNDREDIETVATINGEPIQSSEFLMILNYNYAAKTYNYFSNTYGVKDYKGFWSNVYGDEKPIEYAANLVLEELVRIKSEQILMKEYGVITDATYEFFSNELQKENNRRKIAVEKKEVIYGPEQYSDYQYYSHVFSTNVNKLKRILEKERFTIQENDLREAYEHMKEDYFMNPYHIQVEKISMSKTEQADEIMKKLRGGDPKDNVLEKIKKANKDILIETQTFNEDSAKTDYELNPKLLVEAKKIKAGEISGIIDENNRLTIMKGIAVKERGFQDFDTVKEQIIIQMIDEKYEELVQNRMKNTDVKIMDKALERIVSKL, from the coding sequence GTGAAAAAGTTAATCGTGGCAGTATTAGGGTTAACGACAGTCATTGGATTAATTCTCATGTCCTCGTTCTTCACAAATGATCGTGAAGATATTGAAACCGTAGCAACGATCAACGGCGAGCCCATTCAATCCTCTGAATTTTTAATGATTTTAAACTATAATTATGCCGCCAAGACCTACAATTACTTTTCCAATACATATGGCGTGAAAGATTATAAAGGTTTTTGGTCTAATGTCTACGGCGATGAAAAACCAATAGAATATGCGGCGAATTTGGTGTTAGAGGAACTGGTCAGAATAAAATCCGAGCAAATTTTAATGAAAGAGTATGGCGTGATCACGGACGCGACTTATGAATTTTTTTCAAATGAGTTACAGAAGGAAAACAATAGGAGGAAAATAGCAGTTGAGAAAAAGGAGGTCATATACGGACCCGAACAATACAGCGATTATCAATATTACTCCCACGTCTTTAGTACCAATGTAAATAAGCTTAAAAGAATACTGGAGAAAGAAAGGTTTACTATTCAAGAAAATGATTTAAGAGAAGCGTATGAACATATGAAAGAGGATTATTTTATGAACCCCTATCATATTCAAGTAGAAAAAATAAGTATGAGCAAAACGGAGCAAGCAGACGAGATTATGAAGAAACTGCGTGGAGGGGACCCAAAGGATAACGTCCTTGAAAAAATAAAAAAAGCCAATAAAGATATCTTGATTGAAACACAGACCTTTAATGAAGATTCAGCCAAAACGGATTATGAATTAAATCCAAAATTGCTTGTTGAAGCAAAAAAAATAAAAGCTGGCGAGATTAGCGGGATTATAGACGAGAATAATAGGTTGACAATCATGAAAGGGATAGCGGTTAAAGAAAGAGGATTTCAGGATTTTGATACTGTGAAAGAGCAAATTATAATCCAGATGATAGATGAGAAATATGAAGAGTTGGTTCAAAATAGAATGAAAAATACGGATGTTAAAATAATGGATAAGGCGTTGGAAAGGATAGTTTCTAAGCTATAA
- a CDS encoding S-layer homology domain-containing protein: MLKKLVLQLAMCTVLFFAFTAVSYAAEIVIDYGDPGYSETGKWLESSNKGYGGSSTRYSNVGDGTAKWTPNIVDAGEYEVSIYKIFNASAGNSNVKIEVVHDTVTDTVYQDWTTGESGWVSLGKFSFAAGTEGHVIIYGEPSELNKIYTRADAVKFVNDISTPEPPKTVIPADTYYVDSINGNDVNDGTSAGSPWKTLDKLNSHIYQPGTKILLNRGSYWQGQLKPKGSGSDGNPIIIDSYGTGNKPIIDGNGIVNEGVVHIINEQYWEISNLEIVNDAPIADIRYGIFIELNDYGTANHIYIKDCYIHNIKGDNTHPHKGVGIFYYVSSKDDSKFNDILIEKNTVKNVDRSGIILRSPEGTFSTGLVIRNNFVEDIGGDGIVAKTSKEPLVEYNIAKETSARSNKPNAAIWTWYVDDAVIQYNESYNTVRLPNNADANGFDSDFNSNRNIFQYNYSHDNGGGFILIINVGGSYNDSTIVRYNISQNDKKNVVELSGDLTNAQFYNNTFYLDSLSSAKLLRVNNYFGIPKSASFKNNIFYNLGSGGYDIPKVENLDFDSNIFYGMNAPVPTEAADITVVNSIFSDPKLVNPGSGNSLIDFNDPNKLSGYKLQTDSPAINAGLVIENNGGKDFWGNPLYHKQPDIGAFEYSVKPDPGAGGVGNGNSGSGGNTGSVIITTTPLSEDASLYFPKETELRKESLQDGGQAVSVVMDSTRLAQKLAVLQAKENPMLAIQIPGDHSSIAVKLPLSTLYNSFKVNSKTILSIRSHLGSFELPLALLQHKDIKDAAASSEATLIVRMNKSKTSVTQQLEQAVEAQGLEQLSSLIDFKVMLEAGGKVAEIRSFGDSYVTRIIKVNGTIKDISQATAVSYDSITGQLKFVPSFVTVKNGQTEVMIMSNTSGMYTIVQSKKTFEDMIGHWAKSDVERLAAKLIIKGTTDRYYSPDQPVTRAQFAALLVRGLGLTSETVSNVFTDVADSEWYAAEVNIAAQYGLVQGAGLGKFNPDLLVTREQMVVMMMNAVHFFNGSSIKGVYGDVPFVDQDQLSSYARDAVAEAVHEGLISGKTATTFAPQAAATRVEAAVLLKQALQYLKLMN, encoded by the coding sequence ATGTTAAAAAAATTAGTATTACAACTTGCGATGTGCACTGTTTTATTTTTTGCGTTTACTGCGGTTAGTTATGCTGCAGAAATCGTTATTGATTATGGGGATCCGGGGTACTCGGAAACAGGAAAATGGTTGGAAAGCTCTAATAAAGGATATGGGGGCAGTTCTACAAGATATTCAAATGTCGGGGATGGCACAGCCAAATGGACACCCAATATAGTAGATGCTGGAGAATATGAGGTATCTATTTATAAGATTTTTAATGCAAGCGCTGGTAACAGCAATGTCAAAATTGAAGTTGTCCATGATACCGTTACAGATACTGTATATCAAGACTGGACGACAGGCGAATCAGGTTGGGTTAGTTTAGGTAAATTTTCATTTGCTGCTGGAACAGAGGGGCATGTCATCATATATGGTGAACCAAGTGAATTAAATAAGATTTACACCCGTGCCGATGCGGTTAAATTCGTCAATGATATTTCTACTCCTGAACCGCCTAAAACGGTTATTCCTGCAGATACTTATTACGTCGATTCCATTAATGGAAATGATGTAAATGATGGAACGAGTGCAGGTTCCCCCTGGAAAACCCTTGATAAACTTAACTCCCACATTTATCAGCCTGGAACAAAGATATTGCTTAACCGCGGTAGTTATTGGCAAGGACAACTTAAGCCGAAGGGATCCGGCAGCGATGGCAATCCGATTATTATTGATTCGTATGGAACAGGCAATAAACCAATTATTGATGGGAATGGTATCGTAAATGAAGGTGTAGTCCACATCATTAATGAGCAATATTGGGAAATAAGCAATTTAGAAATTGTAAATGATGCACCGATTGCAGATATAAGATATGGGATTTTCATCGAGCTTAATGATTACGGAACAGCAAACCATATTTATATTAAAGATTGCTATATTCATAATATTAAAGGGGATAATACACATCCACATAAAGGAGTTGGTATATTTTACTACGTTTCTAGTAAAGACGACTCCAAATTCAATGATATTCTGATCGAAAAAAATACCGTAAAGAACGTAGACCGATCGGGTATTATTCTTAGAAGCCCCGAAGGTACATTTAGTACAGGGTTAGTAATCCGAAATAATTTTGTCGAAGATATCGGCGGAGATGGGATTGTAGCCAAAACGAGCAAGGAACCTTTGGTAGAATACAATATTGCCAAAGAAACCTCCGCAAGATCTAACAAACCAAACGCTGCAATCTGGACTTGGTATGTGGACGATGCAGTCATTCAATATAATGAATCGTATAACACCGTACGTCTTCCGAATAACGCGGATGCCAACGGTTTTGACAGTGATTTCAATAGCAATCGGAATATTTTTCAATACAATTATAGTCATGATAATGGCGGAGGTTTCATTCTTATAATTAATGTGGGTGGAAGTTATAATGACTCTACGATTGTAAGGTACAATATCAGTCAAAATGATAAAAAAAATGTGGTTGAATTATCAGGTGATCTTACGAATGCGCAATTTTACAATAATACCTTCTATTTAGATAGTTTATCGAGTGCAAAATTACTTCGAGTTAATAATTACTTTGGGATTCCGAAGTCGGCAAGTTTTAAAAATAACATCTTTTACAATTTAGGAAGTGGCGGATACGACATTCCAAAAGTAGAAAATTTAGATTTTGACTCTAATATTTTTTATGGAATGAATGCTCCGGTTCCAACAGAAGCCGCGGACATTACGGTTGTAAATTCAATTTTCTCCGATCCCAAGCTAGTTAATCCGGGTTCCGGCAACAGTCTGATCGATTTTAATGATCCTAATAAACTTAGTGGTTACAAGCTGCAGACAGATTCGCCAGCAATTAACGCTGGTCTTGTTATCGAGAACAACGGAGGCAAGGATTTCTGGGGTAATCCATTGTATCATAAACAGCCGGATATTGGCGCGTTTGAATATAGTGTTAAGCCTGATCCTGGCGCAGGGGGCGTAGGAAATGGAAATTCGGGTTCAGGTGGCAATACCGGATCTGTCATTATAACTACCACGCCATTAAGTGAAGATGCTTCTCTTTATTTTCCGAAAGAAACAGAGCTCCGGAAAGAGTCTTTACAAGATGGGGGTCAAGCCGTATCTGTGGTAATGGATAGTACTCGACTAGCTCAGAAGCTAGCTGTTCTACAAGCCAAGGAGAACCCAATGCTTGCAATCCAGATTCCAGGAGATCATTCGTCAATTGCTGTTAAACTACCATTATCCACTTTGTATAACAGCTTTAAAGTGAACTCGAAAACCATATTGAGCATACGTAGTCACTTGGGTTCGTTTGAATTGCCGCTTGCTTTATTACAGCATAAGGATATTAAGGATGCAGCCGCTTCTAGTGAAGCAACCTTAATTGTCCGCATGAATAAGAGTAAGACATCAGTAACTCAGCAGTTAGAACAAGCTGTTGAGGCTCAGGGATTAGAACAATTAAGCAGTTTGATTGATTTCAAGGTTATGCTTGAAGCTGGAGGTAAAGTAGCAGAGATACGTAGTTTCGGAGATAGCTATGTTACACGCATAATAAAAGTAAATGGAACTATTAAGGATATTTCCCAAGCTACTGCGGTATCTTATGATTCCATTACTGGACAATTGAAATTTGTTCCATCGTTTGTCACCGTGAAGAATGGTCAAACGGAAGTAATGATCATGAGTAATACGAGCGGTATGTACACTATTGTTCAAAGCAAGAAAACATTTGAGGATATGATCGGTCATTGGGCGAAGAGTGATGTAGAACGGTTGGCGGCGAAATTGATTATCAAGGGCACAACAGACCGCTATTACTCACCGGATCAACCAGTTACACGTGCGCAGTTTGCAGCTCTTCTTGTAAGGGGATTGGGTTTGACCTCTGAGACGGTGTCAAATGTATTTACAGATGTTGCGGATTCAGAGTGGTATGCTGCTGAAGTGAATATAGCTGCTCAATACGGTTTGGTTCAAGGCGCAGGTTTAGGTAAATTCAACCCTGATCTGCTGGTTACGAGAGAACAAATGGTCGTCATGATGATGAATGCTGTACATTTTTTTAACGGCAGTTCGATTAAAGGAGTCTATGGCGATGTTCCGTTCGTGGATCAAGATCAGCTGTCGAGTTATGCACGCGATGCTGTAGCTGAGGCCGTACATGAAGGGTTAATAAGCGGGAAGACCGCAACAACCTTTGCTCCGCAAGCTGCTGCAACACGTGTGGAAGCGGCGGTACTTTTAAAACAAGCTCTGCAATATTTGAAGTTGATGAATTAA
- the galA gene encoding beta-galactosidase GalA: MMNNILSREKILFNDRWMFYKGELRIPVAVKAGMTGGITDSASLSEGEWLHIAFNDKGMGIGDLQWRTLNLPHDWCIEQQYVADESIGSRPGSHGYLPMGVGFYRKVFTIPQESLGKKWKVRFDGITGTSTVWVNGHLLGEHGGGYIGYSYDLTDVLRYGEEGENVILVKVDATEYEGWWYEGCGIYRNVWLEQTDHLHVAEYGTYITTPTISEETAEVQVQTRIRNDYTELKNIELMTEIYDTEDQYILTVSSHVDVDWYSENEIVQNINIDQPKLWSPDSSVLYKAISIVKYGGNVVDRYETTFGIRSIRFDTNEGFFLNGQYLPIKGTCNHQDFGGVGVALPTSLIEYKIKLLKEMGCNAYRSAHHPPTPELLDICDRLGMMVMDENRKLDSSPSGLSQLERLIYRDRNHPSVIIWSLENEEILEGTVTGARILKTLADTTRRIDPTRPSLAAMNHGWNDGGYADSVDIVGYNYGQRRDHDVHDHEAHPDRIILGSESASFTVTRGIYEDDPVKGYCSMYGTNIPSWSCSPEKAWGDVVKHPFLTGVFIWTGFDYRGEPTPHLWPCINSHFGLMDTCGFPKDVYYYMKAVWTDEPTVHLFPHWNWSGKEGEKIEVRVYTNTETVELLLNGKSLGEQAGNRTDYISWMVNYKPGELIAVGKQSNEIVVEHKVVTTGAPHRIVLYPDRKAMSADGADTIPVRVAVVDKDDNVIQTADNEISFNVTGSGHLLGVGNGNPSSHESDKASYRRAFNGWCLALVQSLPDAGKVRLQARSTGLLSAEVELQVN; this comes from the coding sequence ATGATGAATAATATACTTTCGAGAGAAAAGATACTGTTTAACGATAGGTGGATGTTTTATAAAGGAGAGCTTCGTATTCCGGTTGCGGTTAAGGCGGGGATGACCGGTGGCATTACCGATAGCGCTTCATTGTCAGAGGGTGAGTGGCTGCATATCGCATTTAATGATAAGGGCATGGGTATCGGAGATTTACAATGGCGAACTCTTAATTTACCGCATGATTGGTGCATCGAACAGCAATATGTCGCAGATGAGTCGATCGGGTCAAGACCGGGGAGTCACGGTTACTTGCCAATGGGAGTGGGGTTTTACCGCAAAGTATTTACAATCCCGCAAGAGAGCTTAGGAAAAAAGTGGAAGGTTCGCTTTGACGGCATAACTGGGACAAGTACAGTATGGGTAAATGGCCATTTGCTAGGCGAGCATGGTGGAGGATATATTGGCTACAGCTATGATTTGACAGATGTACTTCGTTACGGTGAAGAAGGAGAAAATGTTATTTTAGTAAAAGTAGATGCCACAGAATATGAGGGCTGGTGGTACGAAGGCTGCGGCATTTATCGTAACGTTTGGCTGGAACAGACAGATCATTTGCATGTAGCAGAGTATGGAACGTATATTACCACGCCGACGATTTCTGAGGAAACAGCGGAAGTGCAGGTACAAACTCGGATACGTAATGATTACACTGAACTGAAAAACATAGAATTGATGACAGAAATATATGATACCGAGGATCAGTATATATTGACCGTTAGCTCGCATGTTGACGTTGACTGGTACTCAGAAAATGAAATTGTTCAAAATATCAACATTGACCAGCCTAAATTGTGGTCTCCGGACAGTTCAGTGCTATATAAGGCTATTTCGATTGTGAAATATGGAGGCAATGTGGTTGACCGTTACGAAACAACGTTTGGTATCCGAAGCATTCGCTTTGATACGAACGAGGGATTTTTCTTAAATGGACAATATTTACCGATTAAAGGAACTTGCAATCATCAGGATTTCGGTGGAGTAGGTGTGGCACTGCCTACAAGTTTAATAGAATACAAAATCAAATTGTTGAAGGAAATGGGCTGCAACGCTTATAGAAGCGCACACCATCCTCCAACGCCTGAGCTTCTTGATATTTGTGATCGTTTAGGAATGATGGTTATGGATGAGAATCGCAAGCTGGATAGTAGCCCCAGCGGTTTGTCACAGCTAGAACGTTTAATCTATCGAGATCGCAACCATCCCAGTGTAATTATTTGGAGTCTGGAGAATGAGGAAATTCTCGAAGGCACGGTTACTGGAGCAAGAATTTTAAAAACACTTGCTGACACAACGAGGCGGATAGATCCGACTCGACCAAGTTTGGCGGCGATGAATCATGGTTGGAACGATGGTGGTTATGCTGATAGTGTTGATATTGTCGGTTATAACTATGGACAACGGCGGGATCATGACGTTCATGATCATGAAGCTCACCCTGATCGTATAATACTTGGAAGTGAAAGTGCCAGCTTTACAGTAACACGTGGTATCTATGAGGATGATCCTGTGAAGGGATATTGTTCTATGTATGGCACTAACATTCCGTCATGGAGTTGCAGTCCGGAAAAAGCATGGGGAGATGTAGTCAAGCATCCATTCTTAACGGGAGTGTTTATATGGACAGGATTTGATTATAGGGGAGAACCGACACCTCACTTATGGCCTTGTATAAATTCTCACTTTGGACTGATGGATACCTGCGGATTTCCTAAAGACGTATATTACTATATGAAGGCGGTATGGACAGACGAGCCAACGGTTCATTTATTTCCACATTGGAATTGGTCAGGGAAAGAAGGTGAGAAGATAGAAGTACGAGTCTATACAAATACGGAAACGGTAGAACTGCTGCTCAACGGAAAAAGCTTGGGAGAACAAGCTGGGAATCGTACAGATTATATTTCGTGGATGGTTAATTATAAACCAGGTGAATTAATAGCAGTTGGGAAACAGAGTAATGAAATAGTTGTTGAACATAAAGTAGTTACTACTGGCGCTCCACATCGGATCGTATTATATCCTGATCGGAAAGCGATGAGCGCAGACGGAGCGGACACGATTCCAGTTAGAGTAGCTGTAGTGGATAAGGATGATAACGTAATTCAGACAGCAGATAATGAAATTAGTTTTAATGTGACAGGATCAGGGCATTTGCTTGGCGTTGGTAATGGTAATCCTAGCAGCCATGAATCGGATAAAGCATCTTATCGCAGAGCGTTTAATGGTTGGTGTCTGGCACTTGTTCAGTCCTTGCCGGATGCTGGAAAGGTTCGTTTGCAGGCCAGGTCTACTGGATTGTTATCTGCAGAAGTGGAATTGCAAGTCAATTAA